Proteins encoded within one genomic window of Legionella sp. PC997:
- the hutH gene encoding histidine ammonia-lyase: MQESFILQPGELNLHSIKEILAKQLTCVLAKESFERIHASHQTVEKVILNKKTVYGINTGFGSLANQTISEENLKQLQRNIVLSHACGTGELLADDIVALILLLKINNLAQGYSGVRLELIEALISLFNHKVYPCIPEKGSVGASGDLAPLAHLSLPLLGVGDVRHEGKVISALEGLRIAGLKPIELEAKEGLALLNGLQASTGIALNALFTTEKLFETALIAGALSVDAANGSDVPFDDRIQKVRGHQAQRNVAAYYRELLAGSEIREAHRHCSRVQDPYSLRCQPQIMGAILHQIRFVRETLQVEVNAISDNPLVFSEQEQIISGGNFHGEIVAMAADNLALAISEIGASAERRIALLIDKNFSGLPAFLIKESGLNSGFMIAHVTAAACASENKALAHPHSVDSLPTSANQEDHVSMATSAARRLHDMNDNTATILAIELLAAGQGLEFHKPLKSSVLLDKIYQQIRSHVAPYNTDRYFAPDIALIKQKILNKEFVTPFFRLWDKD; the protein is encoded by the coding sequence ATGCAAGAGTCTTTTATTCTTCAACCAGGTGAGTTGAACTTGCATTCAATCAAAGAGATTTTAGCAAAACAATTGACTTGCGTTCTTGCTAAAGAGTCATTTGAGCGGATTCATGCATCACATCAAACAGTAGAGAAAGTAATTCTAAACAAAAAAACGGTATATGGGATCAATACTGGTTTTGGGTCTTTGGCAAATCAGACCATTTCAGAAGAAAATCTCAAACAATTACAACGAAATATCGTACTATCTCATGCTTGTGGTACGGGTGAATTATTAGCAGATGACATTGTTGCTCTAATTTTATTGCTTAAAATAAATAATCTCGCTCAAGGATATTCCGGAGTTCGTTTAGAACTAATTGAAGCATTAATCTCTTTATTTAATCATAAAGTATATCCTTGCATTCCAGAGAAAGGGTCAGTAGGTGCTTCTGGAGATTTAGCTCCTTTAGCCCATTTGTCTTTACCTTTACTGGGTGTTGGGGATGTTCGACATGAAGGAAAAGTTATCAGTGCGCTGGAAGGATTGAGGATTGCAGGTTTAAAACCAATAGAATTAGAGGCTAAAGAGGGTCTTGCTTTACTTAACGGACTGCAAGCTTCTACTGGAATTGCTTTAAATGCTTTATTTACTACAGAAAAGTTATTTGAAACAGCCCTTATTGCTGGAGCATTATCTGTTGATGCAGCGAATGGAAGTGATGTGCCATTTGATGATCGAATTCAAAAAGTACGAGGCCATCAGGCGCAGAGAAATGTAGCTGCATATTATAGGGAGCTATTAGCTGGAAGTGAGATTCGTGAGGCTCATCGCCATTGCTCTCGTGTTCAAGATCCTTACTCGTTAAGATGCCAACCTCAAATTATGGGAGCCATCTTGCATCAAATACGCTTTGTAAGGGAAACGTTACAGGTTGAAGTAAATGCGATTTCTGATAATCCGCTTGTTTTCAGTGAGCAAGAGCAAATAATTTCAGGAGGTAATTTCCATGGTGAAATAGTTGCCATGGCTGCGGATAATCTTGCTTTGGCTATATCGGAAATAGGAGCGAGCGCTGAACGGCGCATTGCCTTGCTAATTGATAAAAATTTTAGTGGCTTACCAGCTTTTTTAATTAAAGAAAGTGGTTTAAATTCCGGTTTTATGATTGCTCATGTTACAGCAGCTGCTTGTGCAAGTGAGAATAAGGCTCTAGCTCATCCGCACTCGGTAGATAGTCTTCCAACTTCAGCGAATCAAGAAGATCACGTATCTATGGCAACGAGTGCCGCACGACGTTTACATGATATGAATGATAACACCGCAACGATTTTAGCTATTGAATTATTAGCCGCGGGGCAGGGGCTTGAATTTCATAAACCATTAAAGTCATCTGTATTATTAGATAAAATTTATCAGCAAATTCGTTCTCATGTGGCGCCATATAATACTGATCGGTATTTTGCGCCTGACATTGCCCTAATTAAGCAAAAGATTTTAAATAAGGAATTTGTTACTCCATTTTTCCGTTTATGGGATAAAGATTAG
- the fabD gene encoding ACP S-malonyltransferase — protein MVKTAFVFPGQGSQSVGMLADFELQYPIVVKTFAEASEAVGYDLWKLVQHGPEEKLNQTEHTQVAMLTADVAVYRVLIQHGIAQPMIMAGHSLGEYAALVCADALSLFDAACLVSRRGQVMQNAVPLGLGAMAAIVGLTDEQVMSLCKEASQEHEVVTPANYNAIGQVVVAGHTPAVMRILGLAEEAGARLAKVIPVSVPCHCPLLSEAAVSFAEYLAKIEFKNTKTDVVSNVDLSVYHSEQHIREKLKEQLYSPVRWVETIQLFKNLGIELILECGPGKVLSGLIKRIDRSLNTISVYDTISLDQLEEQFA, from the coding sequence ATGGTAAAAACAGCATTTGTATTTCCTGGGCAAGGTTCACAATCAGTAGGTATGTTGGCTGATTTTGAGTTGCAGTATCCTATTGTCGTAAAAACTTTTGCGGAGGCATCAGAAGCAGTGGGTTATGATTTATGGAAACTTGTGCAACATGGGCCGGAAGAAAAACTGAATCAAACAGAACATACACAAGTCGCAATGCTAACTGCTGATGTGGCTGTATATAGAGTATTAATCCAACATGGTATTGCTCAGCCCATGATTATGGCTGGCCATAGTCTGGGGGAATATGCTGCATTGGTTTGCGCTGATGCATTATCATTATTTGATGCTGCATGTTTAGTTTCTCGTCGAGGACAGGTAATGCAAAATGCGGTGCCTTTGGGTTTAGGTGCTATGGCAGCGATTGTGGGCTTAACCGATGAGCAAGTAATGTCTTTATGCAAGGAAGCGAGTCAAGAACATGAGGTTGTAACACCTGCTAATTATAACGCAATCGGACAAGTTGTTGTTGCGGGGCATACTCCAGCTGTTATGCGCATACTAGGATTAGCTGAAGAAGCGGGTGCCCGTCTGGCCAAAGTAATTCCTGTAAGTGTTCCATGCCATTGTCCCTTATTATCTGAAGCGGCGGTATCTTTTGCAGAATATCTGGCTAAAATTGAATTCAAAAACACAAAAACAGATGTAGTAAGCAATGTAGATTTAAGCGTTTATCATTCGGAACAACACATACGCGAAAAGCTAAAAGAGCAATTATATAGTCCTGTTCGTTGGGTTGAAACAATCCAGCTCTTTAAAAATCTTGGCATAGAGCTTATTTTAGAATGTGGCCCAGGGAAAGTGTTAAGCGGATTAATTAAAAGAATAGATAGAAGCTTAAATACTATTAGTGTTTACGATACTATTAGTCTGGATCAACTTGAAGAACAATTTGCATAA
- the rnhA gene encoding ribonuclease HI, with protein MTIEIYTDGACKGNPGPGGWGVLLRYKGQEKTLYGGEAHTTNNRMELMAAIKGLEALKRPCSVDLYTDSQYLRQGMTDWLPTWKIKGWRNSKKEPVKNADLWQILDVLASRHQINWHWVKGHSGHVENDLVDALANQAIEELSE; from the coding sequence GTGACTATTGAAATTTATACCGACGGCGCATGTAAAGGAAACCCAGGTCCCGGTGGTTGGGGGGTTTTGCTTCGTTATAAAGGACAAGAAAAGACCTTATATGGCGGAGAAGCACATACCACGAATAATCGCATGGAGCTTATGGCCGCAATTAAAGGCTTAGAAGCCTTAAAGCGTCCTTGTTCTGTTGATTTGTATACTGATTCGCAATATCTAAGGCAAGGAATGACCGATTGGTTGCCCACGTGGAAAATAAAAGGTTGGCGTAACTCCAAAAAGGAGCCAGTCAAAAACGCAGATCTTTGGCAAATATTAGATGTATTAGCTTCTCGTCATCAAATTAACTGGCATTGGGTAAAAGGGCATTCGGGTCATGTAGAAAATGATTTGGTAGATGCTTTGGCAAATCAGGCGATTGAAGAATTAAGTGAGTAA
- the mnmA gene encoding tRNA 2-thiouridine(34) synthase MnmA produces the protein MKAKVIVGMSGGVDSSVAAWLLKESGYQVEGLFMKNWEQDDKDGFCPAAIDLADAQAVCNQLKIPLHTVNFSENYWQRVFTHFLSEYEKGRTPNPDVLCNKEIKFNAFLNHALTLGADYIATGHYAKNKIVGDVGLLYKAKDRDKDQTYFLHAVDPKALAKTLFPIGDYTKPEIREFAKKLGLVTQAKKDSTGICFIGEKRFKSFLQEFILARPGQIKSADGKVLGKHDGLMFYTLGQRQGLGIGGLHNSTDDPWYVVDKEVATNTLYVAQGSQHPMLFAQGLICGPIHWLADCKDNLPLTCYAKTRYRQAEQGCMISPQNENQHYVMFSNPQRAVTPGQYVVFYDKNQCLGGATIEQIIR, from the coding sequence ATGAAAGCTAAAGTTATTGTTGGAATGTCTGGTGGTGTTGACTCATCTGTTGCAGCATGGTTATTAAAAGAATCAGGTTATCAAGTTGAAGGCTTGTTCATGAAAAACTGGGAACAAGACGATAAAGATGGATTCTGTCCCGCGGCCATAGACCTTGCTGATGCCCAAGCTGTATGTAATCAATTAAAGATTCCACTACATACGGTTAATTTTTCTGAAAACTATTGGCAAAGGGTGTTTACGCATTTTTTAAGCGAATATGAAAAAGGAAGAACGCCAAATCCTGACGTATTGTGTAATAAAGAAATCAAATTTAATGCTTTTTTAAATCATGCATTAACACTTGGAGCTGATTACATTGCAACAGGACATTATGCTAAAAATAAAATAGTGGGGGACGTTGGACTTTTATACAAAGCTAAAGATCGTGATAAAGATCAAACCTATTTCTTGCATGCGGTAGATCCTAAGGCTCTAGCAAAAACCCTGTTTCCAATTGGCGATTATACAAAACCAGAAATTAGAGAGTTTGCAAAAAAATTAGGTTTAGTTACTCAAGCAAAAAAAGATTCGACGGGTATTTGCTTTATTGGTGAAAAACGTTTTAAATCTTTTTTACAAGAGTTCATTTTAGCACGACCTGGGCAAATAAAAAGCGCTGACGGCAAAGTTTTAGGAAAGCATGATGGGTTAATGTTTTACACTTTAGGCCAACGTCAGGGTCTAGGCATTGGGGGTTTACACAATTCAACCGATGATCCTTGGTATGTTGTCGATAAAGAAGTAGCTACTAATACCTTATATGTAGCACAAGGAAGTCAACATCCTATGCTTTTTGCACAAGGACTGATTTGCGGTCCAATTCATTGGTTAGCTGATTGTAAGGATAACTTACCTCTTACCTGTTACGCTAAAACACGATATAGGCAAGCGGAACAAGGCTGCATGATTTCTCCTCAAAATGAGAATCAGCATTATGTGATGTTTTCGAATCCACAAAGAGCAGTTACCCCAGGACAATATGTAGTTTTTTATGATAAAAACCAATGTCTGGGCGGTGCTACTATTGAACAAATTATTCGATAA
- a CDS encoding beta-ketoacyl-ACP synthase III — protein MKNAVILGTGSYIPEKQLTNLELESMLDTTDEWIVTRTGISSRSVAQPYETTSYMASKAAEQALIASNLNADEIDLILVATCTPDHFFPGVACYVQHALKMKRPIPAFDVGAACSGFVYVMDIAKQYITSGAAKNVLVIGSESMSRAVDWTDRSTCVLFGDGAGAVVLSASDKQGVMGSVLHAAYDAEKLLNLSNATFENQRATISMRGNEVFKIAVKIMGDVVDEVLEASHLKKSDIQWLIPHQANMRIIQAIAKKLDLPMSQVIVTIGSQGNTSAASIPLALDHSIRTNQIKRDELLLIESFGGGMTWGAMVIRY, from the coding sequence ATGAAGAATGCTGTAATACTTGGTACCGGAAGTTATATTCCTGAAAAGCAACTTACCAATCTTGAACTCGAGTCAATGTTGGACACTACTGATGAGTGGATTGTTACCAGAACCGGCATTAGCAGCCGTAGTGTAGCACAACCTTATGAAACAACCTCCTACATGGCTTCCAAAGCTGCCGAGCAAGCATTGATTGCTTCGAATTTAAATGCTGATGAAATCGATTTGATATTGGTTGCTACATGTACTCCTGATCATTTTTTTCCAGGAGTAGCTTGTTATGTTCAACATGCTTTAAAAATGAAACGACCTATCCCTGCTTTTGATGTCGGTGCTGCATGTAGTGGTTTTGTTTACGTCATGGATATCGCAAAACAGTATATTACATCCGGTGCAGCAAAAAATGTACTAGTCATTGGTAGTGAAAGCATGTCTCGAGCAGTAGATTGGACTGATCGCTCAACCTGTGTTTTATTTGGGGATGGTGCTGGAGCAGTGGTTTTAAGTGCCAGTGATAAACAAGGTGTTATGGGAAGTGTGTTACATGCCGCTTATGATGCTGAAAAATTGTTAAATCTTAGTAATGCCACCTTTGAGAATCAACGTGCAACGATTAGCATGCGTGGTAATGAAGTATTTAAAATTGCCGTCAAAATTATGGGCGATGTTGTTGATGAAGTTCTAGAGGCGAGCCATTTGAAAAAATCAGATATTCAATGGTTGATTCCTCATCAAGCTAATATGCGTATCATACAGGCCATTGCTAAAAAACTTGACCTGCCTATGTCACAAGTCATTGTTACCATCGGTAGCCAGGGTAATACTTCGGCTGCTTCTATCCCCTTGGCTCTGGATCATTCTATTCGGACCAATCAGATTAAAAGAGATGAGTTGTTATTGATTGAGTCCTTCGGTGGTGGAATGACTTGGGGAGCTATGGTAATTCGTTATTAA
- the rpmF gene encoding 50S ribosomal protein L32 → MAVQQNKKSRSRRDMRRSHDALTKPTLSVDETTGETHLRHHMTPDGYYRGRKIIDTDTVYEQE, encoded by the coding sequence ATGGCTGTACAACAAAATAAAAAGTCACGCTCACGTCGTGACATGCGTCGTTCGCATGATGCTTTGACAAAGCCAACATTGTCTGTTGATGAAACTACTGGTGAAACTCATCTTCGTCATCATATGACTCCAGATGGTTACTATCGTGGTAGAAAAATTATTGACACTGATACTGTTTACGAACAAGAGTAA
- the dnaQ gene encoding DNA polymerase III subunit epsilon, whose translation MRQIILDTETTGIGPEQGHRVIEIGCVELVERKLTGKHFHVYLNPQRQVDEGAFRVHGISDEFLQDKPLFEEKADEFWQFIVGAELIIHNAPFDVGFLNSELKLIKWSKKLEEYCNIVDTLALAREKYPGQRNSLDALCKRFGIDHFNRELHGALLDAEILAYVYLAMTGGQTSLFAEVEETSIQTKVKTQEIAALQLANPIVLSAAREELDSHQAFVEFLSKKSGVNHWEEA comes from the coding sequence ATGCGTCAAATTATTTTAGATACAGAAACTACAGGTATAGGACCTGAACAAGGACATCGGGTCATTGAAATTGGCTGTGTGGAGCTAGTAGAGAGAAAATTAACAGGAAAACATTTCCATGTTTATCTCAACCCCCAGCGCCAGGTTGATGAGGGCGCTTTTCGTGTTCATGGTATAAGTGATGAGTTTTTACAAGACAAACCCCTCTTTGAGGAAAAGGCTGATGAATTTTGGCAGTTTATTGTTGGGGCAGAATTAATAATCCATAACGCTCCTTTCGATGTTGGATTTTTAAATTCAGAGCTCAAGCTGATTAAATGGAGCAAAAAGCTTGAGGAGTATTGCAATATTGTTGATACCTTAGCGTTGGCACGTGAAAAATATCCTGGACAACGAAATAGTTTAGATGCTCTATGCAAACGCTTTGGCATCGATCACTTCAACCGTGAACTTCATGGCGCTTTGCTGGATGCTGAAATCCTAGCATATGTATATCTGGCAATGACCGGGGGTCAAACCAGCTTGTTTGCAGAAGTTGAAGAAACGTCCATTCAAACTAAAGTCAAAACGCAAGAAATTGCTGCACTTCAATTAGCAAATCCTATTGTGTTAAGTGCGGCGCGGGAAGAGCTTGATTCACATCAAGCTTTTGTGGAGTTTTTGAGTAAGAAATCAGGTGTCAATCATTGGGAAGAGGCTTGA
- a CDS encoding L,D-transpeptidase, translating into MEKQSSILFSLVYFLIIPLLLLLFWSPAALANTFVFNPNTLTWKAIDSNGKVVRVGKGSGGKKYCPDIHRGCKTPSGVFTIWSKGGPGCVSSRYPVGRGGSPMPYCMFFSKYYAIHGSYEVPNYNASHGCIRVHPGDAKWLSKNFIKIGTKVIVKSY; encoded by the coding sequence ATGGAAAAACAAAGTTCTATTTTATTTTCATTAGTTTATTTTTTAATAATTCCTCTACTCCTATTACTTTTCTGGTCTCCCGCAGCTTTAGCAAACACCTTTGTTTTCAACCCTAATACCTTGACATGGAAGGCTATTGATTCAAATGGTAAAGTTGTGCGAGTAGGAAAAGGATCTGGTGGTAAAAAATATTGCCCCGATATTCACAGAGGATGTAAAACACCAAGTGGTGTTTTTACTATTTGGAGCAAGGGTGGGCCAGGATGTGTATCGAGTCGTTATCCTGTAGGACGCGGTGGTTCACCAATGCCATACTGCATGTTCTTTTCTAAATATTATGCAATTCATGGTTCGTATGAAGTCCCAAACTATAATGCGAGCCATGGGTGTATTAGAGTACATCCAGGCGATGCTAAATGGCTTAGTAAAAATTTTATTAAAATAGGAACTAAAGTTATTGTTAAATCTTATTGA
- the erpA gene encoding iron-sulfur cluster insertion protein ErpA, protein MAAIDISPTTSDIHFSVSAADKVAELIKEEDNLNLNLRVSITGGGCSGFQYGFSFDEEVNEDDTVVIQQCSDGVSSVKLLVDSMSYQYLHDAEIDYVQGIQGEQFVIRNPNAKTTCGCGSSFSIDDEDD, encoded by the coding sequence ATGGCTGCTATTGATATATCCCCAACTACCAGCGACATTCACTTTTCTGTCAGTGCAGCAGATAAAGTGGCAGAGCTAATAAAAGAAGAAGATAATTTAAACTTGAACCTCCGTGTCTCCATAACAGGTGGGGGGTGTTCTGGGTTTCAGTATGGATTTAGTTTTGATGAAGAAGTCAATGAAGACGATACTGTAGTCATTCAGCAATGTTCAGATGGTGTGTCTTCAGTAAAACTTCTGGTTGACTCAATGAGCTATCAGTATTTACATGATGCTGAAATTGATTATGTCCAAGGAATACAAGGCGAACAATTTGTTATTCGTAATCCAAACGCAAAAACCACTTGCGGATGCGGCTCTTCATTTAGCATTGATGATGAGGATGATTAG
- a CDS encoding DUF177 domain-containing protein — translation MLHLQEMVKQGQQTKKVTLSERLPNFITSPCQLDTTYHVEAKEDFYLIHLHVKGDLLIQCQRCLDEFNFPYDNMTVVAVCRNDERAEQILEHYECIVSENLQVSLEDVLIDELHLYAPQFHPRIDDCSSEINQILVGKNEFY, via the coding sequence ATGCTGCACTTACAAGAAATGGTTAAACAAGGCCAACAAACTAAAAAGGTCACACTCAGCGAGAGGTTACCTAATTTTATTACTTCTCCCTGTCAGTTGGATACTACTTATCATGTTGAAGCTAAAGAAGATTTTTATTTAATCCATCTTCATGTTAAAGGTGATTTACTCATTCAATGCCAGCGTTGTCTGGACGAATTTAATTTTCCATATGATAATATGACTGTAGTTGCTGTATGTCGGAATGATGAAAGGGCAGAACAGATATTAGAACATTACGAATGTATTGTTTCCGAAAATTTGCAGGTGAGCTTGGAAGATGTATTAATTGATGAGTTACATCTCTATGCGCCTCAATTTCATCCAAGAATTGATGATTGCAGCAGTGAAATAAATCAAATTTTAGTGGGAAAAAATGAATTTTATTGA
- the acpP gene encoding acyl carrier protein, translating into MSTVEERVRKIVVEQLGVKEEELKNDASFVDDLGADSLDTVELVMALEEEFETEIPDEKAEKITTIQEAIDYIESNLNKEEA; encoded by the coding sequence ATGAGTACAGTTGAAGAGCGTGTTCGCAAAATTGTTGTTGAACAACTAGGCGTTAAAGAAGAAGAACTGAAGAATGATGCATCATTTGTTGATGATTTAGGTGCTGACTCTTTAGATACTGTGGAATTGGTTATGGCCCTTGAAGAAGAATTTGAAACAGAAATTCCTGATGAGAAAGCTGAAAAAATTACCACGATTCAAGAAGCGATTGATTATATTGAATCAAATTTAAATAAAGAAGAAGCATAA
- the plsX gene encoding phosphate acyltransferase PlsX, which translates to MKNITIAIDAMGGDHGLNVVIPACIRAAKNDPDLKLILVGVHDKINAFLKKQGVASSNQFSIVHASEVVAMDELPSHALRNKKDSSMRVAINLVKEGMAQACVSAGNTGALMATARYVLKTLPGIDRPAIVSELPTMKGRTWVIDLGANVDSCAEHLFQFAVMGSALVQAVANKPKPKIALLNIGVEEMKGNDQVKRTAHMLAECEIMNYVGYVEGDHFYSGEVDLVVCDGFVGNVALKASEGLAKLFLSLLMESFNRNWYTKLSALIARPALKHLKNRFDPSRYNGASMLGLNGIVVKSHGGANELGFQHAIEQAVLEVKNNVVDLVRVQINDFINQGLLL; encoded by the coding sequence TTGAAAAATATCACCATTGCAATTGATGCGATGGGTGGGGATCATGGTTTAAATGTTGTGATTCCTGCCTGTATTCGTGCAGCAAAGAATGATCCTGATTTGAAACTTATTCTTGTTGGAGTACACGACAAGATTAATGCTTTTCTAAAAAAACAGGGCGTAGCATCTTCAAATCAATTTTCCATAGTTCATGCTTCTGAAGTTGTGGCTATGGATGAATTGCCTTCACATGCTTTGCGTAATAAAAAAGATTCCTCCATGCGTGTAGCCATTAATTTGGTGAAGGAAGGTATGGCCCAGGCTTGTGTTAGTGCTGGGAATACTGGTGCTTTAATGGCTACAGCACGCTATGTTTTAAAGACCTTACCTGGAATCGATAGGCCTGCAATTGTTTCTGAACTACCCACTATGAAGGGTAGAACATGGGTAATTGATTTGGGTGCTAATGTAGATTCTTGTGCAGAACATTTATTTCAGTTTGCAGTTATGGGATCTGCATTGGTACAAGCGGTAGCCAATAAGCCTAAACCTAAAATCGCCTTATTAAACATTGGCGTTGAGGAAATGAAGGGAAATGATCAAGTGAAGCGCACAGCTCATATGCTTGCTGAATGCGAGATTATGAACTATGTTGGGTATGTAGAAGGTGATCATTTTTACTCCGGAGAGGTAGATCTGGTGGTTTGTGACGGTTTTGTGGGGAATGTAGCCTTAAAAGCGAGTGAAGGCCTTGCAAAGCTATTTCTAAGTTTACTCATGGAGTCATTCAATAGAAATTGGTATACCAAACTTTCCGCTTTAATTGCCCGGCCGGCATTAAAGCATCTTAAGAACCGCTTCGATCCTTCTCGTTATAATGGCGCAAGTATGCTCGGTTTGAATGGTATTGTAGTAAAAAGCCATGGTGGCGCTAATGAACTAGGGTTCCAACATGCTATTGAACAAGCCGTTCTTGAGGTTAAAAATAACGTTGTAGATTTAGTACGTGTCCAAATAAATGATTTTATAAATCAGGGATTGCTGTTATGA
- the fabG gene encoding 3-oxoacyl-ACP reductase FabG has product MMSLEGKIALVTGASRGIGQAIALKLAQQGAFVFGTATTEQGAQAINAYFEKEKLSGKGLVLDVTNSEQIEQVIGELTHENQSPSILVNNAGITSDNLLLRMDDEEWYKVIETNLNSIYKMSKICIKPMFRARWGRIISIGSVVGSSGNSGQVNYTAAKAGIVGFSKSLAQEIGSRGITVNVVAPGFIDTDMTAALPEMVKEEMLKRIPMRKLGEPNDIAEAVAFLASDSAKYITGETIHVNGGMYMD; this is encoded by the coding sequence ATAATGAGTCTAGAGGGAAAAATTGCCTTAGTTACTGGCGCAAGCCGAGGAATTGGTCAGGCTATAGCCCTTAAATTAGCGCAACAAGGTGCTTTTGTATTTGGTACAGCGACTACAGAACAAGGTGCTCAAGCTATTAATGCCTACTTTGAGAAAGAAAAGTTATCTGGAAAAGGTCTGGTTCTTGATGTTACCAATTCGGAACAAATAGAGCAGGTAATTGGTGAACTGACTCATGAGAATCAATCTCCTTCGATATTAGTGAATAATGCAGGGATCACATCAGATAATTTATTACTGCGTATGGATGACGAGGAGTGGTATAAGGTAATTGAAACGAATTTGAATTCAATATACAAAATGTCTAAAATTTGTATTAAACCTATGTTTAGAGCACGATGGGGACGTATTATTTCTATTGGATCAGTTGTGGGTTCAAGTGGAAATTCAGGGCAGGTAAACTATACTGCAGCAAAAGCAGGTATCGTTGGATTCAGTAAGTCCTTAGCACAAGAAATTGGAAGCCGAGGAATAACTGTGAATGTGGTTGCACCTGGTTTTATTGATACAGATATGACAGCTGCTTTACCTGAGATGGTAAAGGAGGAAATGTTAAAGAGAATTCCTATGCGGAAGCTAGGAGAGCCTAACGATATAGCCGAAGCTGTAGCATTTTTAGCATCAGATAGTGCTAAATATATCACAGGCGAAACAATTCATGTCAATGGCGGCATGTATATGGACTAA